The nucleotide window TGGGTATCGAGAGCCCTGGGCTGACGAGCTGTCTGGCAATCGCGGAACGGGTCGATGAGATACTGTATGCTTGACGTGGGTTTGGGCATTCTGCTCTCAGGCTCGAGGTAACCGACCAACCCCTGAGCAACTGCTCGATGATCCATTCTGCATTTTACACAATCGGACTCCCCTGCCGTGAAAGACGCGTCAAAAGACCGTCATCTGTCCATATGGAAGCGCCACTTATCCGACGTTGCAgactttttcttcttccccttcgaAAATGAGCGCGTTTGATGTGTCGTTTCGTTAGAGATAAATTGACCAAACTCCACAAAACATGCCAAActccgcgacgccgtctcCAGAAGCTGTTCCTTTACTTCGGCTATATAATCACGGCCATGGTCCGTCGCTGGTCCGCCAAAAGCAGCACATAAACTTAAATCATCGCAAACTTTACCGCAGCGTCAAGCTGGGGTGGAATTTGCGGCCCTGGACATCAACGTGAAACTCGTAGATGCCGTTTTCGGCTCCCACGTACCTTTGCTATGTCAGCATCTATACAACCAACAATCCCATCACTTGGTGGGGTGATACTCACAAAGTTCTGCCATCCTCGCTCCATGAGATACCAGCGGTGTTATCGGGCTCAGGGGGAGCCTCATGCACACCGTGTTCGAGCACGATGCGCCGACGGCTGTTGCGCTCTTCCAGATCACGAATCGCAACCGAGTTGAGCAGTGGCAGTATCGAAGCGCGTTCCCGATCCATGCCGCGGTCCCTCACGGCTTGCCGCAGATCCTGGATGTTGCTCTCAAACGAAAGGCTGTAGAGCGCCTCGAGGTCCGCCCAGCCACTCCCGGAAGACGTCAGGCTGCGCAGGCCACCTGTTCCGCGCTGTGCCGCCTCCGAAGTGTCACCTGGCCGTATGTTTGCCGAACGCCTTGGTGCATAGGGATTCGCCAGGTCCAGCATCCGCTCCCGGTCGCTGTTAGATTGCAGAATGAGCCGCTGAGCGGTGCGTATGCGTTCTTGCGCTCGTTCTCTCGAGTCGCGGATGTTGCCCAAGAGGTCGCCAATGGCCATGGATACGTTCTGGTTGGCGTCGTCGCTCGGCTCGCTGGGCTCGACAGCCATCCGCTCTCGGGTTGTTCGCATCGGGGCAGTCTGTTCTCTACGTGCCGCGCTGCCGTTCCGTGCCCGCGCCAAGATCTCAGCGTCGATACGAGTACCTCTCCCTCCTAAGGGGGGCATCCCTCCAAAAAATTGCATGGGCGATTGCTGTGTCCCTTGCTCTGCCATTCGGGCTGAAATTCGGTCTCTCTGTTCACTCCTCCTCCGCTCCTCTTGCATGGCCTCGAGCACCCGCGTCTCGTCGGGCATACGGACCATATGGTGGCGACCGCCTGGACCGTcgccacgccgccgacgaaTCTCAGCGGCGTCTGGCAGGATCGAGGAGAGTGTGTCATTTGGTTCGCCGCGACCCTCGAGCAGTCGAGGGTCGATCGTGGCCCGatcgatgatggtgatgtgATCGTAGTCGTCCGTCGCACTAATGTCTAGGATTTGACGCTGCACGAAGCCGCTTCTTAGATCTGCAACGCCAATATGGCCGCGGTCTTCGGTCCAAGCCAGAAGATCGTACGGACCGGGGCAGAAGGCCATATCACGGACAGCGCCAGATCCAACCATCGGACGCGATGACGTAAAGGAGGTCAGCAAGGGATCGGCGACATCAGGGTCAGTAAGGCTCTCGACATCGAACACCGAGATGGTGCCGTACTGTGTCCCCACGGCCAGGTAAGCCCCGGTGTTGGAGAAACATGCTGCAAAACTCCCTCTGCTGTCGGATCCGTCATCTCTGCGCTGGCTCTTGAGTAGGATCTTGTCGCATAGCTCCCAACGATACTCCATCTTGTCCTCACTCCTAAATGGACCGTTCTCGTCAATGGTTGCCTCCACACGGTGGTGGATGTACAAGAACGGGTCGTCGAGGATTGCTACTAGAAGACGGCCATCGGGTGAGATGATGGCGCGGTTGACATAATCCGGGTACGTTACGACATCCAACGGCTCGACCTTCTCCTGGCTTTCAAAGTTGCGCAACCCAACCAGGACAACCGTCTTATCGTTGTTGGCAAGAACAGCAGCAGGCTCGGCGTAGGCACCATGATGCATCGGACCGGCGGCTGGCGGAAACCACATTGTTATACAGTTGACGCGGTCGCGCGCCAGCTTCTGGCTCTTGGCAATGACGCTCTTGTTAATTCTGCTGCTCATATTCGTCCGCCGCGATTGGCTGAGGAGGGACAAGACATTATCTTCGGGTCGAACAGAGTCGGAGTCAAGCCCGAGAGGCAGTCGAGCGTCGGGTTCTAGATTAAGTGAGAGGTCAAGGTTGGtatcatcgtcgccggcgctgTCTGTCTGAATCGCCGTGAACTCGCCTGTCTCTCCCCCACAGCACACCCAGCCATTTTCGGAGACTAGGCATCGTGGCGAAAAGGAGAGAAACCTGACGGTTTCGCATTCTCTGGTTGTAGTGTTAAGCCGTTGGATGTGGTTGCTACCAGCGCCCCCGGGAAAGTAAACGAGGTTCTGCTTCTCAGCGCTGATGAGCGATCGCAGTTGCCAGTGTCTGGTGAGGGGATTAGTGAGCATTCCTCGCATGCGAGCGCGCGAAGAGTGGGCGGCGAGAAAGACGCACTGGGATCGAACAGGGATGCGGTAGTGCTTCGGTGATTTCTTGGAAATCAGGCTGTTCGTCGGGTAGTATCTGTAGGGACGAAGATTTAGAATATAGGTCGCGTGATGGAAGACTTGAAGAGGATAGGACTTACGAGACGCCGCCATCTCTCACAGCCATGATGGCTTATGGAATGGCCAGAGGATGCGTCAGGAAGCAAACATGTAGCTGCCGAGGCACGTGTTATCAAGCTGCGCTGATCGTGTACTCAAATCAATCGGTATGTTCAGCAATGCGACGACGGGCAACGTTTGAGAACTTGGTAGCTGAGGAAGCCGTGGCAGGATTCGAATGTCGGATGTCTGGAGGCCTACGTGAGTGAGTTGCACGAGACGAGAGGCAACTTCCCGCATGACGTCCGTGTATTAGTagcgggaggaggggccTGTTCTGATTTCCCCTTGGTCCTGGTTGGTCGGCACCCGAAATGCACTCTACTGCATCTACCTATCTGTAATTACCTCCCTGCCTAGGTACATTCTACCTGCCCGCCTGGGCACCCGCGCAATATACAGTGGATCTTCAAAGCAAGGTACCTCTGCAGTACGTACTTCCTACTCGCCTTGATGGAGCTGCCGCGCGGGTTGGTGCGTCGGGAGCTTGGGCAGGTACGCTCCTGGGGTCGAAACCGACACCCAATCCCGCTCGCTGTCCGCTGAGGATTTTTAGCCAGCTGACGCCACGTCAAGAGGTGATGTTTTCGGAAACATCCGTGTAACCTCGCTAGTCCTTCCACATAGCTTCAACAACGGATCCAAGTTGCTGTTGACTCCCCATCAACAAACATATCGGCAAATGTCCGTCGTTTGCTCCAGCAACCCAAGTTCCGTCCAATGCCATTGAGCCTTGCTTCCAATTGCGGGCCCCTTAGCCATCAACTCAACCCCTATGGCGGGCAGTGTCAAAGATGACGGCAACGTCAGGCGAATGCAGCCCAGGAATTGATTGTTGAAGCCATGGCGCGCTGTGATGGAGTGAACTGTCGGCGCCAATGAAAAAAAATGCAACGGGGATAGGCTAACAACAGTTGCAACGGGGTCGTGCTTCGGGAACTTGGAATCTTGCTTTTTTTCGTGCTTAATGAGCATGCTGGCTGCGGCCATTTGCAACAAGAGGCACGAGGATGAAGTAAGTACCCAAGCGATCGGAAAGAGTCGAGAGATGAGATGGCGTCGAGCCGACTAAGAGTTTCAGGACATGTTGGACGAAATCGGAGCCCTGGCCACACTTGCACTTGTTGCTGGGGCTGATCTCGCCTCATGCCACGTTTTCCTTCAAGAAAGTAAAACGATAGCCTCGTCAATGAATCTCCTGAGGTTCCTGTATGATGGGGAGAATAGACATCAAATCTGGCATAGGCATTGACAGACGCCGCCGAAGGAGTTGTTTTTTCCCCACCTTCTTTTTTTATTAATAGCATACAATAAACCTGCAGAAGCAGACCGCCGTAGATAGGGGCAAAGGGATGTCACCTGTGAGCCTGGGGTTGAAGTTCTACTTTGATCGGGATTTGGCCTCAGGACCAAGCCGTAGCCCACTTTCGGCAGCGGAAGCGCTGCCGTTGGGTCTAACGGATCGGGTCCGTGTTCCGCGATGCCGAGTTGGTCCGCACTACCTAGTTTTTTTCCATAATGGTCCTCTTTGTATCTGTAGGTGGATAGTAGATTTAACACTACGCTCATTGTTGTGCATGACTTGCGACCGATCGGAATGAGGAAAGCAATGGTTGAAACATCCAAACCTCAATGCACGGTGGCTGGAGCGAGCCCCCAGGCAAATACAAGATTGATACTTTTCGTGACACCCTGCGTGAGACCACAAAAAACAGAGCGCGGTGGAACCAGTCACCTCCCAACTCGGCGTGTGTTCAGCTCGTGATAGTGTGGGTGGGAGAGGAGAGTCACACATCAACGCGTCAGTACAACCAGCTGCTTGCGCCGCCACGGCAAAGAGCTCAAGAGACTTGAAAAATTTCCAGCCGAGCTATCCCAGCTCCAACACCCTGGGCGCTGACGCCGTGACACGTCCACTAGCGCCACGTCCATTACCTGCGATGGCCAGGCGATCCCGTCACGTGCATTTGTCGCCTCCACCGAGACTTGGCTCTCCACAAAAGACTACACATTGCGCAGCTGGATCTGTCGGAATAACCCAGGCCGCCGTCCCGCCTGCGGTCTTCGGTCGGCTTCTATGACCGGGGGCGCGCATCATTTTTCGGGTCAAAAAATTTCGAACTCTCCTTACCATCACCATTTTCTGGCACCCTCCCTCATCATCCACTTCCTCCCCCCAATCCATCCACTCTGTACTCTATAATAACCGCTCTTCCATTCCTTTCCGCGTGCAGtcctccttttcttcctACATCCCCTTTTGTTATACCCACACATAGCCAGACAAGATGATGTCTGCACGCTTTTCTCGAGCTGTAAGTGTTACTTTCTCTTTTCGCTGCCATGACCTGGTCAGAATTTGCATGCTGACGAACAACAGCTGCCCAGAGCTACCAGCTCTGTCGCGCGCTCGGCAGGCTTCGCCCGCCAGCCCTTCGCCTCGAAGTTTGCTCGCTACGAGTCAACGGCGACTGATGGAAAGGTCACCGGCTCCGTGATCGGTATCGATCTCGGTACCACCAActctgccgttgccgtcatGGAGGGCAAGGTGCCCAAGATTATCGAGAACGCAGAGGGTAAGCAATCCCATTGAGCCATCATCTCGTCGCATCAAAACACAAATTGACTCTGTTCCATCAGGTGCTCGCACAACTCCTTCCGTGGTCGCTTTTGCCCAGGATGGCGAACGTCTCGTCGGTGTCGCCGCCAAGCGCCAGGCCGTCGTTAACCCCGAGAACACACTCTTTGCCACCAAGCGTTTGATTGGTCGCAAGTTTACCGACGCTGAGGTCCAGAGAGACATCAAGGAGGTCCCCTACAAGATTGTCCAACACACCAACGGCGACGCCTGGGTCTCTGCTCGCGACCAGAAGTACTCTCCCTCGCAGATTGGTGGTTTCG belongs to Colletotrichum higginsianum IMI 349063 chromosome 5, whole genome shotgun sequence and includes:
- a CDS encoding WD domain-containing protein, which gives rise to MAVRDGGVSYYPTNSLISKKSPKHYRIPVRSQCVFLAAHSSRARMRGMLTNPLTRHWQLRSLISAEKQNLVYFPGGAGSNHIQRLNTTTRECETVRFLSFSPRCLVSENGWVCCGGETGEFTAIQTDSAGDDDTNLDLSLNLEPDARLPLGLDSDSVRPEDNVLSLLSQSRRTNMSSRINKSVIAKSQKLARDRVNCITMWFPPAAGPMHHGAYAEPAAVLANNDKTVVLVGLRNFESQEKVEPLDVVTYPDYVNRAIISPDGRLLVAILDDPFLYIHHRVEATIDENGPFRSEDKMEYRWELCDKILLKSQRRDDGSDSRGSFAACFSNTGAYLAVGTQYGTISVFDVESLTDPDVADPLLTSFTSSRPMVGSGAVRDMAFCPGPYDLLAWTEDRGHIGVADLRSGFVQRQILDISATDDYDHITIIDRATIDPRLLEGRGEPNDTLSSILPDAAEIRRRRGDGPGGRHHMVRMPDETRVLEAMQEERRRSEQRDRISARMAEQGTQQSPMQFFGGMPPLGGRGTRIDAEILARARNGSAARREQTAPMRTTRERMAVEPSEPSDDANQNVSMAIGDLLGNIRDSRERAQERIRTAQRLILQSNSDRERMLDLANPYAPRRSANIRPGDTSEAAQRGTGGLRSLTSSGSGWADLEALYSLSFESNIQDLRQAVRDRGMDRERASILPLLNSVAIRDLEERNSRRRIVLEHGVHEAPPEPDNTAGISWSEDGRTLYVGAENGIYEFHVDVQGRKFHPSLTLR